In Daphnia magna isolate NIES unplaced genomic scaffold, ASM2063170v1.1 Dm_contigs134, whole genome shotgun sequence, a single genomic region encodes these proteins:
- the LOC123467027 gene encoding uncharacterized protein LOC123467027, with product MSSLPFLLLLCFYGLHPQAFETTVCDCSEPKNMGIIQFSDSNCKPETNNTDTVQVKYTVYSDERAAVKFPGFICAQWINIRRITKTFFGQLVIVPDKISIDTTPTECYDMINNKRCGEHHMTLSDNKYVFGRDPEIVGYWLQTIDSEILNCVLEQVQLFQQMEDEDFSTPIGKASAKSGNLSHNHLTLVWDKTNWEMKKYFRLLDDRRQLDFHLTPQPPCVPTQQHCSNRTTVFNIVGQSKLSLVTAAIMEKFPPITVETPAPSSAEDLDKAANKQYIQDRVTDRENELVRMIQRLECDARKAKHERAIAAAQYNGWLAASHLKLPQCTKLQAFGQTAVVVKCNSVNVTFETVITSCGPQPKFNNYTINLDGWELVKYSPCYWTNGFVNFNDKPYAFRNNTWKRVDANMVLPEQTLAHSFRYDDVKFFDYEHRANPAYNDNLFNHMNVMADIVAAMNEHPPTEFSLNHQPSASSVLVTAAGVIHYTSWWETIKMWFFISIFCILGLVILRICCWLGIFR from the exons atgtcCTCGTTACCATTCCTACTGCTGCTATGCTTTTACGGGTTACACCCGCAGGCATTTGAGACCACTGTGTGCGATTGTTCGGAACCgaagaatatgggaattattcaattttccgATTCAAACTGCAAACCGGAAACAAACAATACCGATACTGTGCAAGTGAAATACACCGTTTACAGTGATGAACGTGCCGCGGTGAAATTTCCCGGTTTTATTTGCGCACAGTGGATAAACATTCGCCGTATTACGAAGACCTTTTTCGGCCAATTAGTGATCGTGCCGGACAAAATTTCTATTGATACGACGCCAACCGAGTGCTACGACATGATAAACAATAAAAGGTGTGGTGAACATCATATGACTTTATCGGACAACAAATATGTTTTTGGACGTGATCCGGAAATTGTCGGATACTGGTTACAAACAATCGATTCGGAAATTCTGAATTGTGTGCTCGAACAAGTTCAGCTCtttcaacaaatggaagatgaagatttttccaCACCTATCGGCAAAGCTTCCGCAAAATCTGGTAACTTATCCCACAATCACCTGACACTTGTCTGGGACAAAAC AAATTGGgagatgaaaaaatattttcgtctTTTGGATGATCGCCGCCAACTGGATTTCCATTTAACTCCTCAGCCACCTTGCGTTCCAACTCAACAACACTGCTCCAACCGTACTACAGTCTTTAAcatcgtcggccaatcaaaattgTCCCTCGTaacggcggccatcatggaaaaATTTCCGCCAATCACCGTAGAGACTCccgcgccatctagcgctgaaGATTTAGACAAAGCGGcaaataaacaatatattcaagacCGTGTTACCGATCGTGAAAATGAATTAGTGCGTATGATTCAAAGGTTAGAATGTGATGCCCGGAAAGCAAAACATGAAAGAGCAATTGCAGCCGCTCAGTATAACGGTTGGCTTGCCGcttcacatttaaaattaccacAGTGCACGAAATTACAAGCTTTCGGACAAACTGCTGTTGTGGTTAAGTGTAACTCAGTGAACGTCACATTTGAAACTGTAATTACGTCATGCGGACCACAGCcaaaattcaacaattataccattaatctcgatggctgggaattagttAAATAttccccatgctattggacCAACGGATTCGTTAACTTCAACGATAAGCCTTACGCTTTTCGCAACAACACCTGGAAAAGAGTTGACGCTAACATGGTATTGCCGGAACAAACGCTGGCACATTCCTTCCGTTATgacgacgtcaaattcttcgATTATGAACATCGTGCTAACCCTGCTTACAACGACAACCTATTTAACCACATGAATGTCATGGCTGATATAgtagccgccatgaatgaacaTCCACCGACCGAATTTTCGTTGAATCACCAGCCCAGC